The Methylobacterium currus genome contains a region encoding:
- the serS gene encoding serine--tRNA ligase, translated as MHDIRAIRDNPAAFDKGLTSRGLEPLSSELIGLDDARKAAISAAQGAQEKRNALSKEIGAAKKAKDEVRAQALMAEVARLKEEAPSLDAAADAAGKALAERLAAIPNVPNPDVPEGRDEHDNVEKSRFEGRGLSQEGRQHFELGEAMGLMDFETAAKLSGSRFVVLKGQIARLERALGQFMLDLHTGEHGYTEVVPPLLVRDEAMFGTAQLPKFRDDQFAAVQGSPEMAQESGAANRWLIPTAEVPLTNLVRESILAEDELPLRFTALTPCFRAEAGAAGRDTRGMLRQHQFSKVELVSITAPERSTEEHERMLACAEAVLRRLDIPFRVVTLCTGDMGFASAKTYDIEAWLPGQKTYREISSCSVCGDFQARRMEARYRPKEGKGVTYVHTLNGSGVAVGRALIAVMENYQNPDGSVTVPSALAPYMGGLTRIEGVGGNTRNQETGGSPRTEGQR; from the coding sequence ATGCACGACATCCGGGCCATCCGCGACAACCCGGCCGCCTTCGACAAGGGCCTGACGAGCCGCGGGCTGGAGCCGCTCTCCTCCGAGCTGATCGGCCTCGACGATGCCCGCAAGGCGGCGATCTCGGCGGCCCAAGGAGCCCAGGAGAAGCGCAACGCCCTCTCGAAGGAGATCGGCGCGGCCAAGAAGGCGAAGGACGAGGTGCGGGCGCAGGCGCTGATGGCGGAGGTCGCCCGGCTCAAGGAGGAGGCGCCCTCGCTCGATGCCGCCGCCGATGCCGCCGGCAAGGCGCTGGCCGAGCGCCTGGCGGCGATCCCCAACGTCCCGAACCCGGACGTGCCGGAGGGCCGCGACGAGCACGACAACGTCGAGAAGAGCCGCTTCGAGGGGCGGGGGCTGAGCCAAGAAGGCCGCCAGCATTTCGAGCTCGGCGAGGCCATGGGCCTGATGGATTTCGAGACCGCGGCCAAGCTTTCGGGCTCGCGCTTCGTGGTGCTCAAAGGTCAGATCGCCCGGCTGGAGCGGGCGCTCGGCCAGTTCATGCTCGACCTGCACACGGGCGAGCACGGCTACACCGAGGTGGTGCCCCCGCTGCTGGTGCGCGACGAGGCGATGTTCGGCACCGCCCAGCTGCCGAAGTTCCGTGACGACCAGTTCGCGGCGGTCCAGGGCTCGCCCGAGATGGCGCAGGAGAGCGGCGCTGCGAACCGCTGGCTGATCCCGACCGCCGAGGTCCCGCTCACCAACCTCGTGCGCGAATCGATCCTCGCCGAGGACGAGCTGCCCCTGCGCTTCACCGCGCTCACCCCCTGCTTCCGGGCCGAGGCCGGGGCGGCGGGGCGCGACACCCGCGGCATGCTGCGCCAGCACCAGTTCAGCAAGGTGGAACTCGTCTCGATCACCGCGCCCGAGCGCTCGACCGAGGAGCACGAGCGGATGCTGGCTTGCGCCGAGGCCGTGCTCAGGCGCCTCGACATCCCGTTCCGGGTCGTCACGCTCTGCACCGGCGACATGGGCTTCGCCTCGGCCAAGACCTACGACATCGAGGCCTGGCTGCCGGGCCAGAAGACCTATCGCGAGATCTCGTCCTGCTCGGTCTGCGGCGACTTCCAGGCCCGCCGGATGGAGGCGCGCTACCGCCCGAAGGAGGGCAAGGGCGTGACTTACGTCCACACGCTCAACGGCTCGGGCGTCGCGGTCGGCCGCGCGCTGATCGCCGTGATGGAGAACTACCAGAACCCCGACGGCAGCGTCACGGTCCCGTCGGCCCTCGCGCCCTATATGGGCGGGCTCACCCGCATCGAAGGCGTGGGTGGGAACACCCGAAACCAAGAAACGGGCGGCTCCCCCCGAACCGAAGGACAGCGCTGA